The following proteins come from a genomic window of Populus nigra chromosome 6, ddPopNigr1.1, whole genome shotgun sequence:
- the LOC133696034 gene encoding F-box/kelch-repeat protein At1g16250: MHQPIIPGLPDDLALRCLAKVSHGYHGLLESVSKRWRDMIRSADYARYRAKQGCCGDWLFVLTEQSNNQWVAFDPEADRWHPLPKVSGDCADRQHFGFSCVCVYNRLLVIGGSYAPLDSSVLIQRPLITDNVLQFDPFKKQWTSVARMRTPRSHFACSVIAGKVYVAGGRNLSCTKGLALAEVYDPLTDKWEELPPMPAPLMDCLGLSYKGKFHVLSDQVGLSETNITHVFNPSINTWCTMEDIWPFSRAMQFAVQVMCDGRVYTVVDWGESLIKTRDSEGGEWYTVGSVPSVILTNHTRALEAFSYGFASLRDELYILGGKVLKWEEAGAGRFDIVRLDLVRVCNPVARPLKWKETRPMCGPACGSILGCASLEEESCSPSSWT; encoded by the exons ATGCATCAACCCATCATACCTGGTTTGCCGGATGACTTGGCCTTGCGGTGTCTGGCAAAGGTATCTCATGGATACCATGGACTTCTTGAATCTGTCTCCAAGAGATGGAGGGATATGATTCGGAGCGCTGATTATGCCCGCTATAGAGCGAAACAAGGATGTTGCGGTGATTGGCTGTTTGTTCTTACCGAGCAGTCTAACAACCAATGGGTTGCCTTTGATCCTGAAGCTGACAGGTGGCATCCCTTGCCAAAGGTTTCTGGGGATTGTGCTGACCGTCAGCATTTTGGATTTTCCTGCGTTTGTGTTTATAATCGACTCTTAGTCATTGGGGGCTCCTATGCACCACTGGATTCGTCAGTTCTAATTCAAAGACCTTTAATAACAGATAATGTTCTCCAGTTTGATCCATTTAAGAAACAATGGACTAGTGTGGCAAGAATGCGAACACCACGTTCTCACTTTGCTTGCAGTGTTATCGCTGGTAAGGTTTATGTTGCTGGTGGGCGCAACTTATCTTGCACCAAGGGGCTTGCGCTGGCTGAGGTTTACGATCCTTTAACAGACAA ATGGGAGGAATTGCCACCAATGCCAGCACCACTGATGGACTGCTTAGGATTATCATATAAAGGaaaatttcatgttttgagTGACCAGGTTGGCCTGTCAGAGACAAACATAACTCACGTTTTCAATCCATCAATTAACACATGGTGCACAATGGAGGACATTTGGCCTTTCTCCAGGGCAATGCAATTTGCAGTTCAAGTCATGTGTGATGGAAGAGTATACACAGTTGTTGATTGGGGTGAGAGCTTGATTAAAACAAGGGACTCTGAGGGAGGAGAGTGGTACACTGTGGGTTCAGTGCCTTCAGTCATTCTTACCAACCACACGAGGGCTTTGGAGGCCTTTAGTTATGGTTTTGCTTCCCTTAGAGATGAACTGTATATATTGGGTGGAAAGGTTCTCAAGTGGGAAGAGGCAGGAGCTGGAAGGTTTGACATCGTGAGATTAGATTTGGTGAGGGTTTGCAATCCAGTAGCTAGGCCTTTAAAATGGAAGGAAACCAGGCCAATGTGTGGACCAGCATGTGGCTCTATTCTAGGATGTGCATCCCTGGAAGAGGAAAGTTGTTCTCCATCGAG TTGGACGTGA
- the LOC133697754 gene encoding pectin acetylesterase 10-like isoform X1, which produces MMTLYLWLGFMYGSMMCSLTWKCVNCFEFEHSQPLPLQDWNNNVTYKAAAEAFAYAYARRTPPLTVGLTLVYAAASKGAVCLDGSLPGYHIHRGYGSGANSWLVQLEGGGWCNSIRKCVFSKKTRHGSSHYMEKQIPFEGILSNKNEENPGHSYFYNWNRVKVRYCDGGSFSGDSQNEAAQLYFRGQRIWSVVMEDLMSKGMRYANQALLSGCSAGGLASILHCDEFRHLFPRTARVKCLSDAGLFLDVPDISGWRTLRYMFAGVVMLQGMQKNLPQGCTKRFNPIMCFFPQRSIASVRTPLFLVNTAYDTWQIQVSLAPASADHHGNWNGCRKNYARCTESQISFLQGFRNQMLYAVRGFSRLKKNGLFINSCFAHCQTERQDTWFSPGSPHIKSKGIAESVGNWYFDRAVIMAIDCPYPCDHTCHHLVFK; this is translated from the exons atgatgacGTTGTACTTGTGGTTGGGATTTATGTATGGGTCAATGATGTGCTCTTTAACATGGAAATGTGTAAACTGTTTTGAATTCGAACACTCTCAGCCTCTGCCTCTCCAAGATTGGAATAATAATGTCACTTACAAAGCAGCAGCAGAAGCATTTGCATATGCATATGCTCGTCGCACACCACCGTTAACGGTGGGTCTTACACTTGTTTATGCAGCTGCTTCAAAGGGAGCTG TCTGCCTGGACGGCTCATTACCAGGGTACCACATCCACAGAGGATATGGATCAGGCGCAAACAGTTGGCTCGTTCAATTGGAG GGCGGAGGATGGTGTAATTCAATCAGAAAATGTGTTTTTAGTAAGAAAACACGCCATGGTTCTTCACATTATATGGAAAAGCAGATACCTTTTGAAGGCATTCTCAGcaacaaaaatgaagaaaatcctGGTCATTCAT ATTTTTATAATTGGAACAGGGTCAAGGTTCGTTATTGTGATGGTGGATCTTTTAGTGGAGACAGTCAAAATGAG GCAGCACAACTCTATTTTAGAGGACAAAGAATCTGGTCAGTTGTCATGGAAGATTTGATGTCGAAAGGAATGCGCTATGCTAATCAG GCTCTTCTGTCTGGATGTTCAGCTGGGGGTTTAGCATCTATACTACATTGCGACGAATTCCGGCATTTATTTCCAAGAACTGCTAGAGTCAAGTGCCTCAGTGATGCTGGTTTATTCCTTGACGT ACCTGACATCTCTGGTTGGCGCACGTTAAGATACATGTTTGCGGGAGTGGTCATGCTGCAG GGGATGCAAAAGAACCTGCCCCAGGGTTGTACTAAACGCTTCAATCCAATCATG TGCTTTTTCCCTCAGCGATCAATTGCTAGCGTCAGGACTCCACTTTTTCTTGTCAATACAGCTTATGATACATGGCAG ATCCAGGTCAGTTTAGCTCCTGCCTCAGCTGATCATCATGGAAACTGGAATGGATGCAGAAAAAACTATGCACGCTGCACTGAATCACAAATTAGTTTTCTTCAAG GTTTCAGAAATCAAATGCTCTATGCTGTAAGAGGCTTCTCAAGGTTGAAGAAAAATGGATTGTTTATAAATTCATGTTTTGCTCATTGCCAGACAGAGAGACAGGACACATGGTTTTCTCCAGGTTCTCCCCACATTAAAAGCAAG GGGATAGCGGAGTCTGTTGGCAACTGGTATTTTGATCGTGCTGTTATTATGGCTATTGACTGTCCGTACCCATGTGACCATACCTGCCACCACCTGGTGTTCAAgtga
- the LOC133697754 gene encoding pectin acetylesterase 10-like isoform X2, translated as MMTLYLWLGFMYGSMMCSLTWKCVNCFEFEHSQPLPLQDWNNNVTYKAAAEAFAYAYARRTPPLTVGLTLVYAAASKGAVCLDGSLPGYHIHRGYGSGANSWLVQLEGGGWCNSIRKCVFSKKTRHGSSHYMEKQIPFEGILSNKNEENPDFYNWNRVKVRYCDGGSFSGDSQNEAAQLYFRGQRIWSVVMEDLMSKGMRYANQALLSGCSAGGLASILHCDEFRHLFPRTARVKCLSDAGLFLDVPDISGWRTLRYMFAGVVMLQGMQKNLPQGCTKRFNPIMCFFPQRSIASVRTPLFLVNTAYDTWQIQVSLAPASADHHGNWNGCRKNYARCTESQISFLQGFRNQMLYAVRGFSRLKKNGLFINSCFAHCQTERQDTWFSPGSPHIKSKGIAESVGNWYFDRAVIMAIDCPYPCDHTCHHLVFK; from the exons atgatgacGTTGTACTTGTGGTTGGGATTTATGTATGGGTCAATGATGTGCTCTTTAACATGGAAATGTGTAAACTGTTTTGAATTCGAACACTCTCAGCCTCTGCCTCTCCAAGATTGGAATAATAATGTCACTTACAAAGCAGCAGCAGAAGCATTTGCATATGCATATGCTCGTCGCACACCACCGTTAACGGTGGGTCTTACACTTGTTTATGCAGCTGCTTCAAAGGGAGCTG TCTGCCTGGACGGCTCATTACCAGGGTACCACATCCACAGAGGATATGGATCAGGCGCAAACAGTTGGCTCGTTCAATTGGAG GGCGGAGGATGGTGTAATTCAATCAGAAAATGTGTTTTTAGTAAGAAAACACGCCATGGTTCTTCACATTATATGGAAAAGCAGATACCTTTTGAAGGCATTCTCAGcaacaaaaatgaagaaaatcctG ATTTTTATAATTGGAACAGGGTCAAGGTTCGTTATTGTGATGGTGGATCTTTTAGTGGAGACAGTCAAAATGAG GCAGCACAACTCTATTTTAGAGGACAAAGAATCTGGTCAGTTGTCATGGAAGATTTGATGTCGAAAGGAATGCGCTATGCTAATCAG GCTCTTCTGTCTGGATGTTCAGCTGGGGGTTTAGCATCTATACTACATTGCGACGAATTCCGGCATTTATTTCCAAGAACTGCTAGAGTCAAGTGCCTCAGTGATGCTGGTTTATTCCTTGACGT ACCTGACATCTCTGGTTGGCGCACGTTAAGATACATGTTTGCGGGAGTGGTCATGCTGCAG GGGATGCAAAAGAACCTGCCCCAGGGTTGTACTAAACGCTTCAATCCAATCATG TGCTTTTTCCCTCAGCGATCAATTGCTAGCGTCAGGACTCCACTTTTTCTTGTCAATACAGCTTATGATACATGGCAG ATCCAGGTCAGTTTAGCTCCTGCCTCAGCTGATCATCATGGAAACTGGAATGGATGCAGAAAAAACTATGCACGCTGCACTGAATCACAAATTAGTTTTCTTCAAG GTTTCAGAAATCAAATGCTCTATGCTGTAAGAGGCTTCTCAAGGTTGAAGAAAAATGGATTGTTTATAAATTCATGTTTTGCTCATTGCCAGACAGAGAGACAGGACACATGGTTTTCTCCAGGTTCTCCCCACATTAAAAGCAAG GGGATAGCGGAGTCTGTTGGCAACTGGTATTTTGATCGTGCTGTTATTATGGCTATTGACTGTCCGTACCCATGTGACCATACCTGCCACCACCTGGTGTTCAAgtga
- the LOC133697756 gene encoding transcription factor MYB8-like: protein MGRQSCGYKQKLRKGLWSPEEDEKLLRYITEHGHGCWSSVPKLAGLERCGKSCRLRWINYLRPDLKRTRFSSQEENLVIQLQSVLGNRWSRIAAQLPGRTDNEIKNLWNSSIKKKLMQKGIDPNTHKPLSEVKLSTSKSPEKASRELDTAISLNLKADSSKPSLIDVSSCKIEKGDDNLNASKTSAHQEFFPDKSLPFNRYPNIQHSRLDSTAYLQFPVQQLNHEQLELDQKCSLFEPNQELNSRTLEPTISRSILSAQMDNKVHAGLPFHSMGTFNNIHWDSSNCSSESSEFQKKSLFDSNVFSWGLADDGGSSDKTLQLHSADAETTDIKWSEYHNTSFLAEHNQQTLHS from the exons atggGGAGGCAATCTTGCGGTTACAAGCAGAAACTAAGAAAAGGGTTGTGGTCCCCGGAAGAAGATGAGAAGCTTTTGAGGTACATTACCGAGCATGGACATGGATGCTGGAGCTCCGTCCCCAAGCTAGCTG GTCTTGAAAGGTGCGGAAAGAGTTGCAGGCTGAGGTGGATCAATTACTTAAGACCAGACTTGAAGAGAACCAGATTCTCAAGCCAGGAAGAGAACCTCGTAATCCAACTTCAGTCAGTTCTAGGCAACAG GTGGTCTCGAATTGCAGCACAGTTGCCAGGAAGAACGGACAATGAGATAAAGAATCTATGGAACTCTTCCATTAAGAAGAAACTCATGCAGAAAGGTATTGACCCTAACACCCACAAGCCACTTTCTGAGGTTAAGCTTTCTACCAGCAAGAGCCCTGAGAAGGCCTCAAGAGAACTGGATACAGCGATCTCACTCAATCTCAAGGCAGATAGTTCAAAGCCATCACTCATTGATGTATCGAGCTGTAAGATTGAAAAAGGAGATGACAATTTGAATGCCTCCAAAACCAGTGCCCACCAGGAATTCTTCCCAGACAAGTCTTTGCCATTCAATCGATACCCCAACATCCAGCACAGCCGTTTAGATTCAACTGCTTACCTGCAATTCCCAGTCCAGCAGTTGAATCATGAGCAATTAGAGCTGGACCAGAAGTGCAGTCTTTTTGAGCCAAACCAAGAACTCAACTCCAGAACACTAGAACCCACGATTTCAAGGTCAATCTTATCTGCTCAAATGGACAATAAAGTCCATGCAGGTCTTCCCTTTCATTCAATGGGCACATTCAATAACATCCATTGGGATTCAAGTAATTGCAGCAGCGAAAGTAGTGAGTTTCAGAAGAAGTCCTTATTCGACAGCAACGTCTTCTCATGGGGGTTGGCAGATGATGGTGGATCATCAGACAAGACCTTACAACTCCATTCCGCTGATGCTGAGACAACAGATATCAAGTGGTCGGAATATCACAACACATCATTTCTAGCCGAACACAATCAACAGACACTACACTCGTGA